tctcaacttgcacgaattcaattgAGTTTTTACTGATGTTCTTCCAccaaaattgtgctacaaattctaaatctttcaatcattgaaagaattaatcggtgatatacttcattgaacttcaagttaaattccatattgtcatttactttgaagtatatagttttgaattatggtactaatcagctctttgagaagcaaattatttgtacgcatctatttgatttatttcttatagattgatgattccaaggattgtttggatcattggctaagcaaggggatattacttagagaggcgggctttagcctagttaaggagtgaccgaacgaggggatatcgtttggagaaggcgggctctagccttacctgaggaatgttgtaaaggtattgttccgcccgtcaAATGAACAGGTTTAGTgagtcctttggtggtttgctaaaggcgaggatgtaggttgggtataagccgaacctcgtaaaaatctctgtctcactctatCTTTCCCTActatttatttttagtatatttaaattgcatggatggtttaaattgaatatcatatatactacgtatatttggaaatcaagtaaacttaaagtttaattttgatttgggttgcaaaaatcgaaagggagtacgctggttaaaccatatcttgtggaaactatacgagagtacgttacttggttaacatcccaaagataaattaactgagagtttatttgaattatgaatattgggaagagtgtgaatattgtgttgattggattttatattacatatcatattaagaaaatcaattaatacaaggcttcacatcagcaaacacaaattatcattcactacagggcttatttcaaatttatatccaaggctgacaacaaaagttaaaagttgaatttaatatattaatgtattgtggttgaatggtttaaagtttaatattgattggaatgtgtttatatttcaaagagtgctgaatcttgcCAAACTTCATCAAACTAAATAGTCCTGCAGTTAGcttgtacttggcaaatcaattggttgttttgATTGAACTGTGAATTGGTAAtttgttttgtggttgtggattataCAAAGAGAATTTTCATTAAGTTAcaacgtatatcttgattgaatgttttttattggtttggatagtgtggttgattgaaaggttgattgattcgatacttgattgtttaaatagttgAGGTATAAAAGGAACTAACTTCTTGTGTtgttgacaaattaaacaaacaagtcaggaattggttaaaagaaataaaataagtttaagaagtttaaaaaggaattaaaagaaatttttaaaacccaattcacccccctcttgggactacaccttgcttttcaatattgcttaaactttgaaaagatgaactCTCAAAATATTACATGCTTAGTATCTATGAATgaggctagttggttatggcatagaagactaggacacgctagtatggacttattgtcaagattagctaaaaagaatttagttagaGGACTTCCTAGTACAAtgtttgtaaaagataaaatatgtaatgcttgtcaattaggaaaacaaacaagTCCAACCTTAATAAAAAGAAACATATCTCCATTAGTCGGCCCTTAGAGAttattcacctagatttgtttggaccaacTAGGACACAAattctaggaggaaaacaatatgctttcgtcgtcattgatgactactctaggtttacatGGGTACTCTTCTTAACCTAAAAGGATGAAGCATGAAATCTATTAGTAAACctatgtaaaagacttcaaaacgAAAAAAATTATGGCATTACAAACATTAGAAGTGATCGAGGAAGAGAtttcaataataaagatgtagaaaatttctgcaatgaacatggaattagacaatttttcagcaccaagaactccacaaaaaaatggagttatagaaagaaagaatataacacttcaagaaatggctaggactatgttgaatgaaaacaaattacctaaatacttttgggccgaaGCGGTTAACACCACATGTTATGTGAGAAATAGAATATTTATAAGAACAAGTTTAAAcaaaactccatatgaattatagAAAGGAAGAAGACCCAATATagcctactttcatgtatttggatgtaagtgctttgtgcTTAATGACAAAGATAATTTAGGGAAATTCGATGCTAAGTCGGATGAgggtatcttcctaggatatgtagcaaatagcaaagcctataaaATCTACAATAAGAGAACACtcactattattgaatcaatctatgtaacttttgatgaagctaatccttaTACTAAAACAATTCAAATTGAAGAGAAAGATGACTCTTTAAAAAACCTAGAGAATTTagatattgaagaagtaaaagaagaaaaagaagaaatcattGAAGAGAGTCCAAAAGATAATCCTATAGATAATTATGAATTACCAAAGGAGTGGAAATACATAAGAAATCATACCAAAGaccaaataataggagaaccttctAAAGAAGTAACTAcatctttgaaaaatctatgtaatcactatgcattcctattttaagaggaacctaaaaatgttgaagaagccttaaaagatgattcatggataatttctatgcaagaggaattaaatcaatttgaaagaagttaagtatggaaattagtacccaaacctaaaaatcattcaattattgaAACTAAATAggtttttagaaataaaaaggatgaaaatggtatagttgtCAGAAACAAAGCTAAActagtagctaaagggtataaccaagaagaaggaatagattatgacgaaacttttgcccccgtagctagagtggaagcaataagaatgctatGAGCTTACACATcccacaaagaattcaaattataccaaatggatgttaaaagtactttcttgaatggatatataaatgaagaagtatacatAGAACAACATCCAGGATTTGAAGAAATAAAGCaacctaatcatgtatttagattaaccaaagctttgtatggattaaaacaagctcctagagcttggtatgaaagattaagtaaattcttactagaTAATGGTTTCTCAtgaggaaaggtagatagcaccttattcataaaatccaaaaacaaagacatgcttataatccaaatctatgttgatgatataatatttggttctacaaatgaaaaattatgtaaataatttgcaaaatgcatggaaaatgagtttgaaatgagtatgataggagaattaaattacttcctaggtttacaagtaaagcaagctaaaaatggaacattcattaatcaatcaaaatacattaaagatatgattaaaaaatttgatatggaaggatgtaaaccaataggaactcctatgagtacctcAATAAGTCTTGACAAAGACGAAAAAAggaaaactagtagatataaaATACTATTGAGGTATGATAAGAAATTTGTTAtacttaacagctagtagaccggatataatgtttagtgtgtgcttaTGTGCTCATTTTCAATCAAGTCCTAAGAATCACATCAAGTagttgtaaaaaaaaatttttaaaatacttatgaggaacaatcaatctagaactatggtatccaaaagacacCGAATTTGAAATAACTAGTTCTTCAGATGCCGACTATACCGGAtgcaagattgatagaaaaagcacaagtggcgtatgtcacttcctaggacgtTCCTTAGTATCGTGGTTtttaaagaaacaaaactcagtagcTTTATCAACTGCTGAAGCTAAGTATATTGTAGTCGGGAGTTGTTATGCACAAagtctatatatgaaacaatagttaaaagattttaatatagaatatcaaacaattccaatcaagtgtgataatacaagtgcaataaatatatctaaaaatcctatatcacactctagaacaaaacatattgatattagacatcattttttgagagatcacattcaaaaagaaaatataagacttgaatttatcaatacaaatgatcaatgggctgatatttttactaaacctctctcagaaaACGGATTCCTAACCATTAAAAGAGAGCTTGGTCTATTACTTAACAGAGAAATTTTGTAAAGaatcaaattttaagaaagatCAATAGTCAACCAACTGACTAAAAACCCAGTTTACTGACTGAAGGAACAAATATATCTGAAATAGTAAATATTCAGCCAACTGAccatagggtcagtcgactgactgacaGAAATCTCTAAACTTGTTTATAAAAACCCTAGCCCTTTGAGTTGTCAGTCAATTGACCTAGGGTTTGTGCTTCACCCATGCTCTCACTCTTCTTTATCCCTCAGTCCTTCCTCCTCCAATTCTACTGAAATCTCATCATCCATTTCCTATTCCTCACACAACTCTAGGGGTCTTCACCTTCGATTTTTatcgaaaatccaaaaataccactaaCTAAGAGCGTTGGACACAAGAATCCCTCCACCTCTTCTCAATCTACTGAGGACTCAACCATTAAATAATAGCTTGTCACTCCTTATGCCAAGAGTTTCTACCGAAATCACTTATACACGGCGGATCTAATACTAGGTAAAGTTCTTAATACCTCATTTTTCACCTCTAATTTCCCTCACATCCTATCATTATTCGATGCACTAGGATGGAAGAATTTTATCTTGTATCAAGGCAAGCACACTTCCCTAAGCTAGTAAaaaaattttatgcaaattttgTCAAGGAAAAAACCGGGCTTTCTGCCGAAGTAATGGGAAAATCCATTTCGCTTACTCCCGATTCCatagccaaaattttcaaaattcccaaAGGAGATTTCGAATGCCCTCCTTTTGGCACATATTGGATAATGGAACATGACTTTACTCAAGAAGCATTTCTTCCCTTAATTATGGATACCGAGCCTATTTCCTTTGAAAATCCACCTTTGCACAAGCACATGAACCTTCAAGCACAAATTCTTCAAAAGATCATCGTTTataatatccttcctcaagccgGTTCACACACATATATCTCCTACTTAGACTATTTTTTACTATGGTGCTTTctcaagggcaagaaactagacCTACCTAGTCAAATGCTCAAATGGATGATATCTCGTGTTGAAGCACAATaggttattcttccttatggtgGAATTCTAAATCAACTCTTCGCAAATTGCAAGCATCCTCTCCTACTGATTTCTTTGTGAAACGAACCCATTACGATATTTTCAATTCCACTACTCTAAAACTAATGGGTATGAAAAATATGAGGATGGATGCATTTTAAAGGGAAGTGGAGGTCAAATGCATCAACCTCCTGTTGTTACTGCTCCTGTGTGGTTTAATCCTTTTTATCAGTAGTTTACCACCTTTAGTAACACCATGCAAACTAGAATCCATTCTCTTCAAACAAACTTTTCTTTCCTTCAAGCAAATTACACTTCACTTGATGAACACCTAAGTCATGTTAAGAAACACTTAGCAAGCTCCTTAAGCACTACTAATCCCATGGTCATTAGTTCTGCTCCAACAAGTAATAATGAGAGTGATGATGAGGACTCTAAGGAAGAAAATGATGCTGAAGATAAGGATGATATGGAGGAAGAGAATGGTTCTGAAGAGGAAGAAAAGGATggttcagaagaagaagaagaagaaaaacatgATGATGCTGAAAGGTGATCTTTAAACTGTTCTTGTACTCAACAACTAAATCTTGGAACTTTTTGAATGTATTCAATATTTTGTATGTAAAACACTTAGTTTGTTAGCTTCCTTTGCTTTGCTTTTACTAGTATGACCTCTTATCTTGTTAAATGGCCTATTACTCTTACCCCttgttttgattgatgtccaaagggggagagattatGGAAAACAAAGCTGATACTTTGAGCATATTTAATACTTTTACCTTGTTTGACTATTTTTGAATATGTTGAATATTTATGAAGCATATTCACCAATGTTAAAGTACTTTGAGAGCATATTGAACATATTAAAGCATATGGAGCACTTTACATGCTATATTGAATTATAATGGATTATGTGTGTTCATAAGCTCGATATATGTATTTGATTTCATATacttaaaatattgaaagaatgCTAATAGTAAGTGGGAGCCTTTTTAATGGAACCCTCATCTTTGTtcctcgtttgtcatcatcaaaaagcggGAGATTATTGACCTacatggcttttcaatcttgttttgatgataacaaatgaagaatatattaacatgtgttgttaagtgataatgtttcaggaTTGAACAATCAAAGTGCTCACATGGTTATCACGGGAGGATGCTTAACAAtaaaagtcaatcaaatgaaagcttaaagccTACTGGGACTTGAAGCTGAACCTCAGGAGATGGAAAAGagcttgaagacttagtgctaAATGAGTTCATGCTTAGAAagtcatttgtaagtacttcaattcaacattatatagatatatgaagctcattaggatgcaacaaagacatagagaccagtttttgaaaaccctggaaaactatttttaaaagtcacatttaagtttttcaaataaagtctTAAAATTGACCTGAGTTCGGTCAGCCAACTGACACAGGGACTGTCCAGCTGACTAACCATTTTGAACAATGTTCAGTCTTCCGAATGACATTTAAATGAATTAATTTCTAGATAGACAAAATGGGGTCAGATGCCTATCTAGCCAACTGGCCTATACAAAAACTAACCCAGTTGAGTGACTGAGTCGACTGACCCTGCGGGAATTTAAATTTTGGActttaacgggaaaattctaaaaattagttgtttagatctaaacgttataaaaacttgatgCGCACTCCAAGTAatttgggaaacaaggaaactcaccctaagaagtctataaatactcatttaacctaaggaatcaaatcaccaagcataCAATCAAGCAATAaagcatcctactttcaatctctcacaaagctcactcTTGCTTACACTCTTGCTGGGAGGATTCTACTAAATTGCTGCTAATTCATAAGCCCACTGTTCTAATCTACAATTGAGTTTTCTCAACTCCTAAGGAACCTCCGGTgatatctaatcttgagcttcatactttctatctTAATATTCGATTAAAGTATATTTAGTGCTCTAACTTATACAAACTTgctttgttttgagagtgttcttgtacacatattcttgttctcttcttgttgtactttgatggttcaaggctaATTTGGATCATTGAACCAAGTGTGGGttgattgcttggagaggtttttgTTCCTGAAAAAGAAggatttgtaaaaggtttgctttGCCTAGAAAGGAGcgttcatagtggaatcctttggtggtattggccaaaggcaaggacgtaggctggggataagatgaacctcgtaaaaatcatggagttcttctttccctactcttctaaatttcagcactttatacATTCTTATGTGTATGATAAGTGCAGGCGGCAGGGATCAACACTAAATTAATAGAAGACTCTTAATAACTAAGAAAATACGTTTCAATTAACTTTTTTTCAGAAATTctcaagggagtacgttggttaatttgcgaaaatcttaattaagagagtgTAATAAAATTCATTACAAAAATAGGGCTTGCATACTATTGATAGGGCTGCTGACAAAAGCTGGAATTGCACAAAGTAATGCAATATTGTGGTTAATTGGAAATTGTGATTGGTTAATTTGAATTGTTGTTTGGTTAAGTTTTTGTTAACTTATGGTGTGTTTTAGTTTTAGTTTGTAAATTGTTTGAATTAATAAAGTTGTTTTTAATATAACAAGAAATTCAAGAATCGTTAAAAGAaaccataaatttttaaataacccaattcaccccccccccccctcttgggattactaCTTCACTTTCAAATGAACAAAATGAGGTAACCTTGATAATGTTCCCTTCTCACAATATGcataaacataataataagtAATATAAAACATGCTAGGTATATTGATATTAAGACTTAGAATTTTTAATTAATGTCATTTAAACTCAATTTTGAttatctttccaaaattattcttcttatcccaaatataaccaaACTAATAATCATAATCCTCCCCCTTTATACTTagaattaaaaaagaaaatgtatttttataataatctttgcattttgttaaaaaaaatatcctttttttgacaaaaaaaaaatggtttaacaAAAAAAGTCAGCAGACAAGTTTGAGCCATTTGAGTTGTCTAAGTACAATTTTACATTCTGCTCAATATAAGCCCATTGAAAATccaaatatatataatcattcaTTTCAGTTTCCTCGACTAGGTTTTTCATATAGTCAATTAGCAGGAGGTCACAGTCATACATTAATCTGCTAAAGTCTTCCAATATTCAACATTATGTCCAACAT
This Malania oleifera isolate guangnan ecotype guangnan chromosome 11, ASM2987363v1, whole genome shotgun sequence DNA region includes the following protein-coding sequences:
- the LOC131167629 gene encoding uncharacterized protein LOC131167629, which encodes MRRREDGEKRGAGAAKDDDEARGDDQRQRRRREDGIAAEGITAANRKDMERRENEGDLGGTCWFTTFSNTMQTRIHSLQTNFSFLQANYTSLDEHLSHVKKHLASSLSTTNPMVISSAPTSNNESDDEDSKEENDAEDKDDMEEENGSEEEEKDGSEEEEEEKHDDAER